A section of the Natronolimnobius sp. AArcel1 genome encodes:
- a CDS encoding helix-turn-helix domain-containing protein, producing MDTDNTGELVHLSLNVWHPNCWTLQVTEDVEAGLLGHGAYETTGGVAKGLFTVYGDSADEVDSLITKTKESKLTRSVQEIQKVFGIQSSSVKFPGNMSRDIFVEYQSNNSIDDAFISRGFIYDGPTNIRNGQEEWSLVGHHNREAIRESLTEIRQEKDAMIEMNRIISVSRSNPTTEPLANQLTERQWKMFEFARQNGYYEWPREVTARELATHMEITKTTFLEHLRKAESKILNNIARPLR from the coding sequence ATGGATACTGATAACACCGGGGAACTGGTTCACCTCTCACTTAATGTTTGGCATCCAAACTGCTGGACACTTCAAGTAACAGAAGACGTGGAGGCTGGATTACTAGGACATGGTGCATATGAAACAACTGGAGGAGTTGCAAAGGGTCTATTCACTGTCTACGGAGACAGTGCAGATGAAGTCGACTCTCTCATTACTAAAACCAAAGAATCAAAATTAACGCGGTCTGTCCAAGAGATTCAGAAGGTGTTTGGAATCCAATCTAGTTCGGTTAAATTCCCTGGAAATATGTCTCGTGATATCTTCGTTGAATACCAAAGTAACAATAGTATTGATGATGCATTTATCTCGCGTGGTTTCATTTATGATGGTCCGACAAACATTAGAAATGGACAAGAAGAATGGTCACTCGTCGGTCATCATAATAGAGAGGCTATTAGGGAATCACTCACAGAAATTCGCCAAGAAAAAGACGCAATGATTGAAATGAATCGAATCATTTCGGTTAGTCGGAGTAATCCCACGACAGAACCGCTTGCAAATCAACTAACAGAACGACAGTGGAAAATGTTTGAATTTGCACGGCAAAATGGATACTATGAATGGCCTCGGGAGGTTACCGCACGTGAACTTGCAACACACATGGAAATTACGAAAACAACCTTTTTAGAGCATCTTCGAAAAGCAGAATCTAAGATTTTGAATAATATTGCACGGCCTCTTCGATAG
- a CDS encoding DUF5815 family protein, whose product MAEPRVPGSGTERHLELPCGEHLDPHSVDLGMYEYTSCPCGEPHAVVTDAHPASRFFPESLVAILEETIDTDDDFDRFGTPHLMGVVLEEFPEKVVTYDASDDGTVGYAMLWVTDFDSRRLHEIIVELVVELMEHAISHAEDDGAISEFETQMLEFDIGEFVEQYRAQRNFESEHDQPM is encoded by the coding sequence ATGGCAGAGCCCCGTGTTCCGGGTTCCGGCACCGAACGGCACCTCGAGTTACCCTGCGGGGAGCACCTCGACCCCCACAGCGTCGACCTCGGGATGTACGAGTACACCAGCTGTCCCTGTGGCGAACCCCACGCCGTCGTCACCGACGCACACCCTGCGTCGCGATTCTTCCCCGAGTCACTCGTTGCGATTCTCGAGGAGACAATCGACACCGACGACGATTTCGACCGCTTCGGGACGCCCCACCTCATGGGCGTCGTCTTAGAGGAGTTCCCCGAGAAAGTCGTCACCTATGACGCGAGCGACGACGGCACAGTCGGCTACGCGATGCTCTGGGTCACCGACTTCGACTCCCGGCGACTCCACGAGATCATCGTCGAACTCGTCGTCGAACTCATGGAACACGCGATCAGCCACGCCGAGGACGACGGCGCCATCTCGGAGTTCGAAACCCAGATGCTCGAGTTCGACATCGGCGAGTTCGTCGAGCAGTACCGCGCCCAGCGAAACTTCGAGAGCGAACACGACCAACCGATGTAA
- a CDS encoding class I SAM-dependent methyltransferase, translating into MSIPRTVTTALADRPVADAVCLEAGAGVGNTTAGLLAGGASRVYAVTNERKHAKSTLERVRVNTDSATSSPEKVAVLEADLRTIPLPDNSIEIITAHGLFNVVPPADLEPVLTELTRVAAPGCHLVANDYEPLPDDAAVRELFALENAAAELADGQPMLSFYAAATLRRLFVGAGWEYDRTQTLLEPVPWTKSHLEAHAAVVHSRADQLEDAVGEQLCDRADALVETIGFESVGEMYSLAFRWPA; encoded by the coding sequence ATGTCAATTCCACGTACTGTTACGACCGCACTTGCGGATCGTCCAGTTGCGGATGCCGTCTGTCTCGAGGCAGGCGCGGGCGTCGGCAACACAACCGCCGGCTTGCTCGCAGGCGGCGCAAGCCGCGTCTACGCCGTGACCAACGAGCGAAAGCACGCGAAATCCACTCTCGAGCGCGTGCGAGTGAACACCGACTCGGCGACCAGTTCACCGGAAAAAGTCGCAGTCCTCGAGGCCGATCTTCGCACGATTCCGCTTCCCGACAACTCCATCGAGATCATCACCGCCCACGGGCTGTTCAACGTTGTCCCACCGGCCGATCTCGAGCCCGTTCTCACGGAACTAACCCGCGTCGCCGCGCCGGGCTGTCACCTCGTCGCCAACGACTACGAGCCGCTGCCCGACGACGCCGCGGTCCGCGAGTTGTTCGCACTCGAGAACGCGGCCGCCGAACTGGCCGACGGACAGCCGATGCTCTCGTTTTACGCGGCCGCGACGCTGCGGCGGCTGTTCGTCGGCGCTGGCTGGGAATACGACCGCACGCAGACGCTACTCGAGCCGGTGCCGTGGACAAAGAGCCACCTCGAGGCTCATGCTGCGGTGGTCCACTCGCGGGCGGACCAACTGGAGGATGCGGTCGGAGAACAGTTGTGCGACCGAGCTGACGCCCTCGTCGAGACAATCGGGTTCGAATCCGTCGGCGAGATGTACAGCCTCGCGTTTCGGTGGCCCGCGTAG
- a CDS encoding UbiA family prenyltransferase — MVGLITFTIYTNDRLLDLESDAASNPQRTAFVRRYRHPLYVLSALAYGLAVALAALGGPLAFGLTLFPGVVWVLYAMDWISTSSLPIQRLKDVLFVNSTLVATAWSLTIVLLPVAYANATVTPAAGVIFGYFVLATFVNTEIANVRDIKSDRARGVSTLPTVLSVTRTRHALYGITLLTGSILGYGVIEGYVTAMAAGVLSVGLVCLLGVTGAIGRIDERWLSISAECTRLPVFALLVLFTLL, encoded by the coding sequence GTGGTTGGGCTCATTACGTTCACCATCTACACGAACGATCGACTCCTCGATCTCGAAAGCGATGCAGCATCGAACCCACAGCGAACTGCGTTCGTTCGCCGGTATCGACATCCGTTATATGTGCTGTCCGCACTGGCGTACGGCCTCGCTGTCGCACTCGCAGCGCTCGGCGGCCCGCTCGCGTTTGGACTGACGCTGTTTCCTGGTGTCGTTTGGGTACTGTACGCCATGGATTGGATTTCGACATCGTCTCTGCCAATTCAGCGGTTGAAGGACGTCCTCTTCGTCAATTCAACTCTTGTCGCAACGGCGTGGTCTCTGACGATTGTATTGCTTCCGGTTGCATACGCGAACGCGACGGTAACTCCGGCCGCCGGCGTCATCTTCGGTTACTTTGTCCTGGCGACTTTCGTCAATACGGAAATTGCGAACGTGCGTGATATCAAAAGCGATCGGGCACGCGGCGTATCGACACTGCCGACCGTACTCAGTGTTACCCGCACGCGACACGCGTTATACGGAATCACACTTCTCACAGGTTCCATTCTCGGCTACGGCGTGATCGAAGGATACGTGACAGCGATGGCAGCCGGCGTACTTTCGGTTGGACTCGTCTGCTTGCTCGGGGTGACTGGGGCTATCGGTCGGATCGACGAGCGATGGTTGTCGATCAGCGCAGAATGTACACGATTGCCCGTGTTCGCGCTGCTCGTACTGTTCACACTCTTGTGA
- the carB gene encoding carbamoyl-phosphate synthase large subunit, which yields MSTDNDGDTGDGRKILLIGSGPIQIGQAAEFDYSGAQACRALQEEGAEVVLVNSNPATIMTDPEMADEVYIEPITTDAISEIIAKENPDGVIAGLGGQTGLNVTAELAEEGVLEKYDVEIMGTPLDTIYATEDRDLFRQRMEKIGQPVPGSTTISLEEGESVTELSDEDVRERVEAAVEEVGGLPVIARTTYTLGGSGSGVVHEMDELLERVRKGLRLSRNSEVLITESIAGWVEYEYEVMRDADDSCIIICNMENIDPMGIHTGESTVVTPSQIVPDEGHQEMRTAALDVIRELGIQGGCNIQFAWHDDGTPGGEYRVVEVNPRVSRSSALASKATGYPIARVTAKVALGKRLHEIENEITGETTAAFEPAIDYVVTKVPRWPKDKFDDVDFELTTAMKSTGEAMAIGRSFEESLLKALRSSEYEPDVVWDEVSDDELEEHYLERPSPDRPYAMFEAFERGYSVDEVVSLTGIFEWYTERYKRIADSTLAAQEGDFTEAAIAGHTNATIASAAGAEVDTVESEVPGRTYKQVDTCAGEFEAETPYYYSSRKNEFESGPLLGDAAAGELEVERDIESVIVVGGGPIRIGQGVEFDYCSVHAVRALRELGIDAHVVNNNPETVSTDYDTSDGLFFEPITAEEVADVAEATGADGVMVQFGGQTSVNIGEPLAEEIERRGLECEVMGTSVEAMDLAEDRDRFNALMDEMGIAQPEGGTAFSKEEALELAHDIGYPVLVRPSYVLGGRAMDVVYNDEELETYIEEAVRVSPEKPILVDDFLEDAVELDVDAVSDGRTILIGGIMEHVETAGVHSGDSACMIPPRSLDADTLARVREVTEDIAEALKTKGLLNVQLAVRDGEVYVLEANPRSSRTVPFVSKATGVPIAKLAAKVMAGETLQSLEATEQIPDHTSIKEVVLPFDRLPGSDPRLGPEMKSTGEVMGTASEFGTAYWKAQQAAYNDASEGTAVVDFDIDGFDAHFDVAEFDDVPQAIREGKVDFVVSRDRDSLEMAVEEEIPYLSTEASAEAYVEALDEFDGDLEVASVSSRPRREAQWGGGELE from the coding sequence ATGAGTACGGACAACGACGGCGACACAGGGGACGGACGCAAAATCCTCCTGATCGGGAGCGGCCCGATTCAGATCGGACAGGCAGCCGAGTTCGACTACTCCGGCGCACAGGCCTGCCGCGCACTGCAGGAGGAAGGGGCAGAAGTCGTCCTCGTCAACTCAAATCCGGCGACCATCATGACCGACCCGGAGATGGCAGACGAGGTCTACATCGAGCCAATCACGACCGACGCCATCTCGGAGATTATCGCCAAAGAGAACCCAGATGGCGTTATCGCGGGTCTCGGCGGCCAGACCGGCCTCAACGTCACCGCCGAACTCGCCGAAGAAGGCGTTCTCGAGAAGTACGATGTCGAGATTATGGGCACGCCACTCGACACCATCTACGCGACGGAAGACCGAGATCTGTTCCGCCAGCGCATGGAAAAGATCGGCCAGCCCGTGCCGGGATCGACGACTATCTCGCTCGAGGAGGGCGAGTCAGTCACCGAACTGAGCGACGAGGACGTTCGTGAGCGCGTCGAAGCCGCCGTCGAGGAGGTCGGCGGACTCCCAGTTATCGCCCGCACAACCTATACGCTCGGTGGCTCCGGATCGGGCGTCGTCCACGAGATGGACGAACTGCTCGAGCGCGTCCGCAAGGGGCTGCGTCTCTCGCGCAACAGCGAGGTGCTCATCACGGAATCCATCGCGGGCTGGGTGGAGTACGAGTACGAGGTCATGCGCGACGCCGATGACTCCTGTATCATCATCTGTAACATGGAGAACATCGACCCGATGGGCATCCACACGGGCGAATCGACGGTCGTCACGCCCTCCCAGATCGTTCCCGACGAGGGTCACCAGGAGATGCGCACCGCAGCGCTTGATGTGATCCGTGAACTCGGCATTCAGGGTGGCTGTAACATCCAGTTCGCCTGGCACGACGACGGCACGCCCGGCGGCGAATACCGCGTCGTCGAGGTCAACCCGCGTGTCTCGCGCTCCTCGGCGCTCGCCTCGAAGGCAACGGGATATCCAATCGCCCGCGTGACCGCGAAGGTCGCACTCGGCAAACGCCTCCACGAGATTGAGAACGAAATTACCGGCGAGACGACCGCCGCCTTCGAGCCTGCAATCGACTACGTCGTCACCAAGGTGCCACGCTGGCCCAAAGACAAGTTCGACGATGTCGACTTCGAGCTGACGACCGCGATGAAATCGACCGGCGAGGCAATGGCTATCGGCCGCTCCTTCGAGGAGTCCCTGCTCAAAGCCCTCCGCTCGAGTGAGTACGAACCCGACGTCGTCTGGGACGAGGTCTCCGACGACGAACTCGAGGAGCACTACCTCGAGCGCCCATCGCCGGATCGTCCGTACGCGATGTTCGAGGCGTTCGAGCGCGGCTACAGCGTTGATGAGGTCGTTTCCCTGACGGGCATCTTCGAGTGGTACACCGAGCGCTACAAGCGCATTGCCGACTCGACGCTCGCGGCTCAGGAGGGTGACTTCACCGAAGCCGCCATCGCCGGCCACACGAACGCAACCATCGCCTCCGCGGCGGGCGCAGAGGTCGACACCGTCGAGAGCGAAGTCCCCGGTCGCACGTACAAACAGGTCGACACCTGTGCCGGCGAGTTCGAAGCTGAGACGCCCTATTACTACTCCTCGCGCAAGAACGAGTTCGAGTCCGGTCCGCTGCTCGGTGACGCCGCAGCCGGCGAACTCGAGGTCGAACGCGATATCGAGAGCGTCATCGTCGTCGGCGGTGGCCCGATCCGTATCGGACAGGGTGTCGAGTTCGACTACTGTTCGGTGCATGCAGTCCGCGCACTCAGAGAACTGGGAATTGACGCCCACGTTGTCAACAACAACCCCGAAACGGTCTCGACTGACTACGACACCTCCGATGGCCTCTTCTTCGAGCCCATTACGGCTGAGGAAGTCGCAGACGTCGCCGAAGCAACCGGCGCAGACGGCGTCATGGTCCAGTTCGGTGGTCAGACCTCGGTCAACATCGGCGAACCGCTCGCCGAAGAGATCGAGCGCCGCGGCCTCGAGTGTGAGGTCATGGGCACGAGCGTCGAAGCGATGGACCTCGCAGAGGACCGCGACCGCTTTAACGCCCTGATGGACGAGATGGGCATCGCCCAGCCAGAGGGTGGCACCGCCTTCTCCAAAGAAGAGGCGCTCGAACTCGCCCACGATATCGGCTACCCCGTCCTCGTGCGTCCGTCCTACGTGCTTGGTGGCCGTGCGATGGACGTCGTCTACAACGACGAGGAACTCGAGACCTACATCGAGGAAGCAGTCCGCGTCAGCCCCGAGAAACCGATCCTCGTCGATGACTTCCTCGAGGATGCGGTCGAACTCGACGTGGACGCGGTCTCGGACGGCCGCACCATCCTCATCGGCGGCATCATGGAACACGTCGAAACGGCTGGCGTCCACTCCGGCGACTCGGCGTGTATGATCCCGCCGCGCTCGCTCGATGCGGACACGCTCGCACGCGTCCGCGAAGTCACCGAAGACATCGCCGAGGCGCTGAAGACGAAAGGCCTGCTGAACGTCCAACTCGCCGTCCGCGATGGCGAGGTCTACGTCCTCGAAGCGAACCCGCGCTCCTCGCGTACCGTCCCGTTCGTCTCGAAGGCAACGGGCGTCCCAATCGCGAAACTCGCCGCGAAGGTCATGGCCGGCGAGACCCTGCAGAGTCTCGAGGCCACCGAGCAGATTCCGGATCATACGTCTATCAAGGAGGTCGTCCTGCCCTTTGACCGTCTGCCAGGATCGGACCCACGTCTCGGCCCAGAGATGAAATCGACGGGTGAGGTCATGGGCACCGCAAGCGAGTTCGGCACGGCCTACTGGAAAGCCCAGCAAGCCGCGTACAACGACGCCAGCGAGGGAACCGCCGTCGTCGACTTCGACATTGACGGCTTCGATGCCCACTTCGACGTCGCCGAGTTCGACGACGTGCCACAGGCTATCCGCGAAGGGAAGGTCGACTTCGTCGTCAGCCGCGACCGTGACTCCCTCGAGATGGCTGTCGAAGAGGAGATTCCGTACCTCTCGACGGAAGCCAGCGCCGAGGCCTACGTCGAAGCACTCGACGAGTTCGATGGCGACCTCGAGGTTGCCTCCGTGAGTTCACGCCCACGCCGCGAGGCCCAGTGGGGCGGCGGCGAACTCGAGTAA
- a CDS encoding aldo/keto reductase, which yields METRDLGQTGHESTVATFGAIALNWLEQEGADQLVELVLEHGVNHFDVAPTYGDAELKLGPKLRQHREEIYLGCKTQERGYEGARDKLERSLDRLGVDHIDLYQIHGLEYESELAEITGDDGALAAIRDAQDEGLIGDIGLTSHGNPELILEAMDQIDDLATVMFPLNPVVMAKTDANADADAGGDGDGDREYDYEAVLERADEEGIGTLGIKAFAKGSWPSTDELPEADRPYCNWYRPVDRPDEIRERFDFAASQGLTSVVSPGDPKLVAMVLDAASRYDGMAEETQRSLLEAARHDESPVPEQLHH from the coding sequence ATGGAAACGCGTGACTTAGGGCAGACCGGACACGAGAGCACCGTCGCGACCTTCGGTGCAATTGCACTCAACTGGCTCGAGCAGGAGGGCGCAGACCAACTCGTCGAACTCGTCCTCGAGCACGGCGTCAATCACTTCGACGTGGCCCCGACCTACGGCGACGCCGAACTCAAACTCGGCCCGAAACTCCGCCAGCACCGCGAGGAGATCTATCTCGGCTGTAAGACCCAGGAACGGGGCTACGAGGGCGCACGAGACAAACTCGAGCGCTCGCTGGATCGCCTCGGCGTCGACCACATCGACCTCTATCAGATCCACGGCCTCGAGTACGAATCCGAACTCGCGGAGATCACGGGCGACGACGGCGCACTCGCGGCGATCCGAGACGCCCAGGATGAGGGACTCATCGGCGATATTGGCCTGACGAGTCACGGGAACCCGGAGCTTATTCTCGAGGCGATGGATCAAATCGACGATCTGGCGACGGTGATGTTTCCGCTGAATCCCGTCGTGATGGCGAAAACTGATGCCAATGCTGACGCCGACGCAGGTGGTGATGGCGATGGTGACAGAGAATACGACTACGAGGCCGTCCTCGAGCGAGCGGACGAGGAGGGAATCGGAACGCTCGGGATCAAAGCCTTCGCGAAGGGGTCGTGGCCCTCGACCGACGAACTGCCCGAAGCCGACCGGCCCTACTGCAACTGGTATCGCCCCGTCGACCGGCCCGACGAGATTCGGGAGCGTTTCGACTTTGCAGCCTCACAGGGCCTAACGAGCGTCGTCTCGCCGGGTGACCCGAAACTCGTCGCGATGGTACTCGATGCCGCTAGCCGGTACGACGGCATGGCCGAGGAGACACAGCGCTCGCTGCTCGAGGCGGCACGCCACGACGAGAGTCCGGTGCCAGAGCAGTTACACCACTAA
- a CDS encoding RNA-guided endonuclease TnpB family protein, producing the protein MDVRRTAVVKLAVSDEQRDALHRTAEQYLYCANRTADYCWSEISPTECKTNKRRVRDALYTKLREETDLQAQLVQAAIKRAVEAVKGVIERWKKGQRVSCPSFTAETMDYDTRSATFYRNKVSLATVEGRVEPTFILPADSPTPYERYVLSEDYEFRESTLRYDAATDEFYLNISTRRTNGNDAGVSEDTGHPDQTVLGIDLGVNSLAVSSTGTFWQGDDYDHWCREFEKRRGELQQRGTQAAHNAVLRLGKREEAWRKQYIHTVANELVGEAVEHDCDVIAFEDLTDIRERLPQAKWHHVWAFRRLFEFVSYKAPEQGVSVEQVEPNHTSQRCSRTDCGFTHDSNRHGEHFECQKCGYEVNADYNAAKNIGLRYARKRTHRLRSSPTSRSGDAQVDVRITGGTLNGESHQPIAGN; encoded by the coding sequence ATGGACGTGCGTCGAACCGCCGTCGTGAAACTCGCCGTTTCCGACGAGCAACGCGACGCACTCCACCGAACCGCCGAGCAATACCTGTACTGCGCGAACCGAACCGCTGACTACTGTTGGTCCGAAATCTCTCCCACCGAGTGCAAGACCAACAAACGGCGGGTTCGTGACGCGCTCTACACCAAACTTCGAGAGGAGACAGACCTACAGGCACAACTCGTCCAAGCCGCCATCAAACGCGCCGTCGAAGCCGTCAAAGGCGTTATCGAACGGTGGAAGAAAGGACAGCGCGTCTCTTGCCCCTCGTTCACCGCCGAAACGATGGACTACGACACGCGAAGCGCGACGTTCTACCGTAACAAGGTGTCGCTGGCAACTGTTGAGGGCCGCGTCGAACCCACGTTCATTCTCCCGGCGGACAGCCCGACGCCATACGAGCGGTACGTTCTCTCCGAGGATTACGAGTTCCGCGAGAGTACGCTTCGGTACGACGCGGCCACCGACGAGTTTTACCTCAACATCTCGACTCGGCGGACAAACGGCAACGACGCAGGGGTTTCGGAAGATACCGGGCACCCCGACCAAACGGTCCTCGGTATCGACCTCGGCGTCAACTCGTTGGCTGTCTCCTCAACCGGCACGTTTTGGCAGGGAGATGACTACGACCATTGGTGTCGTGAGTTCGAGAAGCGGCGGGGTGAGTTGCAACAACGCGGCACGCAAGCCGCGCACAACGCTGTGCTTCGACTCGGAAAACGCGAAGAAGCATGGCGAAAACAGTACATCCACACCGTCGCTAACGAACTTGTGGGGGAAGCCGTCGAACACGACTGTGATGTTATCGCGTTCGAGGACTTGACCGATATTCGAGAGCGACTTCCGCAGGCGAAGTGGCATCACGTCTGGGCGTTTCGACGCCTGTTCGAGTTCGTCTCGTACAAAGCGCCCGAGCAGGGCGTCTCCGTGGAGCAAGTTGAGCCCAACCACACGTCCCAACGCTGTTCGCGGACAGACTGCGGGTTCACGCACGACAGCAACCGCCACGGAGAACACTTTGAGTGCCAGAAGTGCGGCTACGAGGTGAACGCGGATTACAACGCCGCGAAGAACATCGGGCTACGCTATGCTCGGAAGCGGACACACAGACTCCGTTCCTCGCCCACGTCGAGGAGCGGAGACGCACAAGTAGACGTGCGTATAACTGGTGGGACACTGAACGGCGAGAGTCACCAGCCTATTGCTGGCAACTAA
- a CDS encoding response regulator — translation MSTSDHTPNEPVDILIVEDNPGDVRLMQEAFGMTDSDVRFRTVSDGAEAAEYFRRCRTGAVDGYPDVILLDLNLPKKSGHALLELLGNEWEHPTPPVLVLSSSTADDDIHKSYDRNANAYLVKPDSPTEFDSLAKAIESFWIDRVQHPPSPA, via the coding sequence ATGAGCACGTCAGATCACACGCCCAACGAACCGGTGGATATCTTGATTGTCGAGGACAATCCCGGCGACGTTCGACTCATGCAGGAGGCGTTCGGCATGACCGACAGCGACGTGCGCTTCCGGACAGTCTCCGACGGAGCCGAAGCGGCGGAGTACTTCCGTCGCTGTCGGACGGGTGCGGTAGATGGCTATCCTGACGTCATCCTGCTGGATCTCAATCTTCCGAAGAAGAGCGGGCACGCGCTGCTTGAACTGCTCGGTAACGAGTGGGAGCATCCGACGCCACCGGTGCTCGTCCTCTCGAGTTCGACCGCGGATGATGATATCCACAAGAGCTACGACCGAAACGCGAACGCGTACCTCGTCAAACCGGACAGTCCGACGGAGTTTGACTCGCTGGCGAAGGCGATCGAATCGTTCTGGATCGACCGGGTCCAGCATCCGCCGTCGCCGGCGTAG
- a CDS encoding histidine kinase N-terminal 7TM domain-containing protein has protein sequence MKLILVVTIAVGVSGGLLAWRERPQPGAVPLAFLLAGQAWWSATLFFRITATEMSEKIFWVDVSWIGIGIIPVAWLLFSLEYTGYSQYVKPRFIALLLIVPLITAVLGLTDGYHGLLYTDSMLVDQNGVSILDRSPGIWFWVIAGYTYLLGLIGAFPLLLFITSQVNTFRGQSLLLLGGLIVPWATNVLFVLDGLPTAGIDPTPIAFSITGVAYLSALTQYQLFGTNPTPIRQARRTVFNQMQEGAMVLDQHDNVVEVNKRAAAILEVDPSTVLGRPITTVLPNLAVALDDQSQGGQTVLRPNDGVGGYDISVNQLVDDRDRGIGRIVTLHDISDHLRQQQRLEVLHRVFRHNLRTNMQVILGTVDTLDEYDETQAAHVRQSASEINQLSENILTVLDIFKQQRTPTQTVSLRSLLDDSIATVRTNYPETTVHSDIDSAEQCVDSVFSEVIFNVLENAAEHNTSPDPWIQVSVDADDESARIVVTDNGPGIDDQELALIQDGVETPLKHGSGFGLALIVWGTEIAGGAVSFEENDPTGTTVIIEVPVLADTEASSEVSPSDERNLFGASG, from the coding sequence ATGAAACTCATCCTCGTAGTAACGATTGCTGTTGGCGTTTCGGGCGGACTACTCGCATGGCGGGAGCGGCCACAACCCGGTGCTGTGCCGCTGGCGTTTCTCCTGGCCGGTCAGGCATGGTGGTCTGCAACCCTCTTTTTTCGAATCACCGCAACAGAGATGTCAGAGAAAATCTTCTGGGTCGACGTTTCCTGGATTGGGATCGGTATCATCCCCGTTGCCTGGCTGTTGTTCTCACTGGAGTACACGGGGTACAGCCAGTACGTCAAACCACGGTTTATCGCGCTCTTGTTAATCGTGCCCCTGATTACGGCGGTGCTCGGTTTGACAGACGGGTATCATGGCCTGTTGTATACTGATTCGATGCTGGTTGACCAGAACGGGGTTTCCATCCTCGATCGCAGCCCTGGTATCTGGTTTTGGGTGATTGCTGGCTATACCTATCTTCTCGGATTGATCGGTGCATTCCCATTGCTGCTGTTCATCACAAGCCAGGTCAACACCTTCCGAGGGCAGAGTCTCCTGCTTCTCGGCGGTCTGATCGTGCCCTGGGCTACGAATGTGTTGTTCGTTTTGGATGGACTCCCAACGGCCGGAATCGACCCCACTCCGATTGCATTTTCGATTACCGGTGTCGCATACCTCAGTGCGCTGACCCAGTACCAACTGTTTGGAACGAATCCGACGCCGATCCGACAGGCACGCCGAACGGTGTTCAACCAAATGCAAGAAGGGGCGATGGTATTGGATCAACACGATAATGTAGTCGAAGTGAATAAGAGGGCAGCGGCGATTCTCGAGGTGGATCCGTCTACTGTACTGGGACGTCCGATAACAACTGTCCTCCCAAACCTCGCTGTCGCACTCGACGATCAGTCACAAGGGGGGCAAACAGTCTTGCGTCCCAACGACGGGGTTGGCGGATACGATATATCCGTGAATCAACTAGTCGACGATCGAGATCGTGGTATCGGACGGATCGTTACGTTACACGACATCAGCGATCACCTGCGCCAGCAACAGCGACTCGAAGTGCTTCATCGCGTGTTCCGGCACAATCTCCGGACGAATATGCAGGTTATTCTCGGAACCGTCGATACGTTGGACGAGTATGACGAGACGCAAGCAGCGCATGTGCGCCAGAGCGCCTCTGAGATCAATCAACTCAGTGAGAACATACTGACCGTGCTCGATATATTTAAGCAGCAACGGACACCCACACAAACGGTATCGCTTAGGTCGTTACTGGACGATTCCATTGCGACAGTTCGAACCAACTATCCTGAGACGACCGTTCACAGCGATATCGATTCCGCCGAGCAGTGTGTCGACAGCGTGTTCAGCGAGGTGATTTTTAACGTCCTCGAGAATGCGGCAGAACACAATACGAGCCCAGATCCATGGATTCAGGTCTCTGTTGATGCCGACGATGAGTCCGCACGGATCGTAGTCACTGACAACGGACCTGGTATTGATGACCAGGAACTTGCTCTCATACAAGACGGTGTGGAAACACCGCTAAAACACGGCAGTGGCTTCGGGCTCGCGTTGATCGTCTGGGGAACAGAGATTGCTGGCGGAGCAGTGTCTTTCGAAGAAAATGATCCGACAGGTACGACCGTTATCATCGAGGTACCGGTTCTTGCCGACACAGAGGCAAGTTCCGAGGTATCGCCGTCTGACGAGCGGAACCTGTTCGGTGCTTCTGGCTAA